The following proteins come from a genomic window of Pirellulaceae bacterium:
- a CDS encoding AAA family ATPase: protein MTKYPPKQALTNRNAQADLVVGRPSSSAYGPGPGSESSESDKILQYLRLVWSAQVRWWKVTIPIGIVLASGLGLVLWYAIKPEYVASSVLRIKSRAPRLVYQKEDSSQFVSTQLNLFGTRAVVAPALSGLYKKFPEIAKNEDPFRWVQTNLRVNLVSKSELVRVQFTDTNPLAAKDVVQAVVNSYMTYHRDYGKRYERAMVELLQEEKDRREVTLQELRKNVQKLGRSVAAIHGTDSVQDPLDPMQSIQDLLVRTEVDIEVAKARKHALNQHLNANPVEVSEADLKTYYQTQTGYQDLQKLKKEIAERLSQWEAAFVDPTNSDRYQEMKKQAAEIDEKIANHQAEFKKSGREAILSQLNGNRSQLLRDVEEEILQKEAIRDYLDKKVVRQRGVRGDANADQLELEFAKNELQRHEAVYEQISSRIVTLRTEQFAPARVELVDEAILPTRAVASPWASIGVGCFGALMVPLGFVVLYEFFVQRVTDSARVQEHQVEVLGEIAVLPKYLPTPSQKENAGNPPTLFEESVDHLCNNLRLSPQLSDAQVISVVSAISGEGKTHVSTQLALSLARSSKEPVLLMETDFRSPDISRMLGVETDWGLLDVFHGNCTVNDAIVASVDRNLDVLTSGLQPRDLHALLQKQSIDELMIELRKRYRYIVIDTPPILAAGESLLFTCRSDVALICVRCGYSRMAQMSQVRRRIQKVFHNPIGVVVNGVPKRQYVAAYGQYEYVNA from the coding sequence ATGACAAAATACCCTCCGAAGCAGGCCTTGACAAACCGGAATGCTCAAGCGGATCTTGTCGTTGGTCGACCGAGTTCTTCCGCGTACGGTCCTGGCCCTGGAAGTGAGTCCAGCGAGAGCGATAAGATTTTGCAGTATCTGCGGCTTGTCTGGTCGGCACAGGTTCGGTGGTGGAAGGTCACGATTCCTATTGGAATCGTTTTAGCTTCCGGTCTGGGGCTTGTCCTCTGGTACGCCATCAAGCCGGAGTATGTTGCCTCTTCTGTGCTACGAATCAAGAGTCGCGCTCCGCGTTTGGTCTATCAGAAGGAAGATTCCAGTCAGTTCGTCAGCACACAGTTGAACCTATTTGGGACCCGTGCCGTCGTTGCCCCTGCTCTTTCGGGGCTTTACAAGAAGTTCCCCGAGATCGCAAAAAATGAAGACCCGTTTCGATGGGTCCAAACCAATTTGCGAGTCAACCTCGTGTCGAAATCGGAGCTTGTACGCGTTCAATTCACAGACACAAATCCATTGGCTGCAAAAGATGTGGTGCAAGCGGTAGTTAATTCTTACATGACTTATCATCGAGACTATGGCAAGCGATATGAGCGTGCGATGGTTGAATTGCTCCAGGAAGAGAAAGATCGCCGCGAGGTGACACTGCAGGAATTGCGAAAGAATGTTCAAAAACTGGGGCGATCGGTGGCTGCAATCCACGGAACTGATTCGGTCCAAGATCCGTTGGATCCAATGCAGTCGATTCAGGATTTGCTGGTTCGTACAGAAGTAGATATCGAAGTCGCGAAGGCCCGAAAGCATGCTTTGAACCAGCATTTGAATGCGAATCCGGTTGAAGTGTCGGAGGCAGATTTGAAGACTTATTATCAAACCCAAACAGGTTACCAGGATCTGCAGAAATTAAAAAAAGAGATCGCGGAGAGATTGAGTCAATGGGAAGCAGCCTTTGTTGATCCGACCAACTCGGACCGCTATCAAGAAATGAAAAAGCAGGCGGCTGAGATCGACGAAAAGATTGCCAACCACCAGGCTGAATTCAAAAAATCTGGGCGAGAAGCGATTCTGAGCCAGCTGAACGGCAACCGGAGTCAGCTTTTAAGAGATGTTGAAGAAGAGATCCTACAGAAAGAAGCGATTCGAGATTATCTGGACAAAAAGGTTGTCAGGCAAAGGGGTGTTCGCGGAGATGCCAATGCCGATCAGCTTGAGCTTGAGTTTGCGAAAAATGAATTGCAGCGTCACGAGGCAGTTTACGAGCAGATTTCTTCGCGAATTGTGACTTTGCGAACGGAACAATTTGCTCCAGCCCGAGTTGAGCTTGTTGATGAAGCAATTCTTCCGACCAGAGCAGTCGCTAGCCCTTGGGCGTCGATTGGTGTTGGTTGTTTCGGTGCGTTAATGGTGCCGCTTGGTTTTGTCGTGCTCTACGAGTTCTTTGTGCAACGTGTGACGGATTCCGCTCGTGTGCAGGAGCATCAAGTTGAAGTTCTTGGTGAGATTGCGGTTTTACCGAAGTATTTGCCGACACCATCCCAAAAGGAGAACGCCGGAAATCCGCCAACTTTGTTCGAGGAAAGTGTTGATCATCTTTGCAACAATCTTCGTCTCTCACCACAACTCTCGGATGCGCAGGTGATCTCTGTTGTAAGTGCGATTTCTGGTGAAGGTAAGACGCATGTGTCAACCCAGCTGGCCCTCAGCTTGGCGAGGTCTTCCAAGGAGCCTGTACTGCTAATGGAGACCGACTTTCGGTCGCCCGACATTAGCCGCATGTTGGGGGTCGAGACGGATTGGGGGTTGCTCGATGTGTTCCATGGGAATTGTACCGTAAATGATGCCATCGTTGCCTCGGTAGATCGGAATCTCGACGTTTTGACCTCAGGCCTTCAGCCACGAGATTTGCATGCTTTGTTACAGAAGCAATCGATCGATGAGCTGATGATCGAACTTCGCAAGCGATATCGGTACATCGTGATCGATACTCC